One Thunnus thynnus chromosome 21, fThuThy2.1, whole genome shotgun sequence DNA segment encodes these proteins:
- the mynn gene encoding myoneurin translates to MTQVSSHGKLLLQRLHEQREMDFLCDITIVVRDVEFRAHRNILAAFSKYFSSQAEKGQDVTTLDPDKVSRYSLEKLLEFIYTGQMNLSSTRQAAVRRAAVFLGMSEATKYLEETPHWSEQSEKSQSEAGLSPPSPAGSWSNPSSPLALSIVSVTGAGAAAAAVQEEAKDGGKEQENEAKDADVEEGDKSDDEYNPTLRSAGRGLARKRGRGRPKRLSGEQAEPSSSTDDTPKTQSYRGRGRGRGRGRGRGRGRGGVKRIDLTVEDSDTSVKDLGDTSADWSPSQDESAAKKPRLSSGGEGRRGRGRGRGRGRGRGRGRGRRRTRGEDDEEDSGELGADDEAEGGEGEIGEQDPTGMDEQTLQTLHSCSECNKLFKDASSLHRHEKIHNGLKPFSCIFCSKTFRQATQLKTHLRIHTGEKPFSCSDCEKCFAQKCQLVAHRRMHHGEEKPYTCERCGFKFATSSNYKIHIRLHSGEKPYVCDVCGQAFAQSSTLTYHKRRHTGEKPYQCDLCGMSFSVSSSLIAHARKHTGETPYKCSQPKCDASFVTSSELKKHMRRLHPEGNTGVQCLLCGNRFASVKNMIKHQEKAHADEVRQHKERARAVVLLASSHPVAFVQSKLSQENKGLASIPEGEPPNPEPATPNPKAMAPSADPADADATDASTSTAIIQDLKAEPAHPPISTADQVAFEADQEQTINSDTLHALVEQLRPPPSPATSLEQIVIIRTVDTDHNAPQQ, encoded by the exons ATGACTCAGGTCAGCAGTCATGGGAAGCTGCTTCTGCAGCGTCTACATGAGCAGCGGGAGATGGACTTCCTGTGTGATATCACCATTGTAGTGAGAGACGTGGAGTTCAGAGCTCACCGCAACATCCTGGCTGCGTTCAGCAAGTACTTCTCCTCCCAGGCTGAAAAGGGTCAGGATGTCACGACCTTGGATCCCGACAAAGTCAGTCGTTATTCTCTGGAGAAGCTGTTGGAGTTTATCTACACAGGACAGATGAACCTCAGCAG TACCAGACAAGCCGCCGTTCGTCGAGCCGCCGTGTTTCTGGGGATGTCTGAGGCCACAAAGTATCTGGAGGAAACCCCCCACTGGTCCGAGCAGAGCGAAAAGTCCCAGTCGGAAGCTGGTCTCTCTCCTCCCAGTCCCGCCGGCTCCTGGAGCAACCCCAGCTCCCCTCTCGCCCTGTCTATCGTCTCCGTCACAGGGGCGGgggcggcggcggcagcggtGCAGGAGGAGGCAAAGGACGGTGGCAAAGAGCAGGAGAACGAGGCCAAAGACGCAGACGTGGAAGAGGGAGACAAAAGCGATGACGAGTACAACCCTACGCTGAGGAGCGCTGGTAGAGGACTGGCCAGGAAGAGGGGCAGGGGGAGACCCAAACGTTTGAGCGGAGAGCAGGCGGAGCCCAGCAGCTCCACCGACGACACACCTAAAACCCAGAGCTacagggggagggggagggggagaggcagaggaagaggcagggggagaggaagaggaggtgtgAAAAGGATAGATCTCACCGTGGAAGATTCTGACACAAGCGTGAAGGACCTCGGGGACACGTCGGCGGACTGGAGCCCCTCGCAGGACGAATCCGCGGCCAAGAAACCCCGACTGAGCAGCGGAGGAGAGGGACGGAGAGGGCGAGGCCGCGGCcgggggagaggaagagggaggggcAGGGGGCGAGGCAGGAGGAGGACCAGAGGGGAGGACGACGAGGAAGACAGCGGCGAGCTGGGGGCGGACGACGAGGCGGAGGGGGGCGAGGGCGAGATCGGGGAACAGGATCCGACGGGAATGGACGAGCAGACGTTACAGACGTTGCACTCGTGCAGCGAGTGCAACAAACTGTTTAAGGACGCCAGCAGCCTCCACCGACACGAGAAGATCCACAACGGGCTGAAACCCTTCTCCTGCATCTTCTGCTCCAAAACCTTCAGACAAGCCACACAGCTGAAGACACACCTGCGCATTCACACAG GCGAGAAGCCGTTCAGTTGCTCCGACTGTGAAAAGTGTTTTGCTCAGAAGTGTCAGCTGGTCGCTCACCGCCGGATGCACCACGGCGAGGAGAAGCCGTACACCTGCGAACGCTGCGGCTTCAAGTTCGCCACCTCGTCCAACTACAAGATTCACATCAG ACTTCACAGCGGTGAGAAGCCGTACGTGTGTGACGTCTGCGGTCAGGCGTTCGCTCAGTCCAGCACGTTGACCTATCACAAGCGACGACACACGGGGGAGAAACCGTACCAGTGCGATCTGTGCGGCATGTCGTTCTccgtctcttcctctctcatcgCTCACGCACGaaaacacacag gtgagACTCCGTACAAATGTTCGCAGCCAAAATGTGACGCAAGTTTTGTGACGTCGTCCGAACTGAAGAAACACATGCGACGACTTCACCCAG aggggAACACCGGTGTGCAGTGCCTGCTGTGTGGAAACAGGTTCGCCAGCGTGAAGAACATGATCAAACACCAGGAGAAAGCTCACGCTGATGAAGTGCGACAACACAAGGAGAGAGCCAGAGCtg taGTCCTCCTGGCCTCCAGTCATCCGGTGGCCTTCGTCCAGAGTAAACTCTCCCAGGAAAACAAAGGTTTGGCCTCCATCCCTGAAGGCGAGCCTCCCAACCCAGAACCAGCCACGCCCAACCCCAAAGCAATGGCCCCGTCCGCCGACCCCGCAGACGCCGACGCCACCGACGCTTCCACCAGCACCGCCATCATCCAGGACTTGAAGGCGGAGCCGGCCCACCCGCCGATCAGCACCGCCGACCAGGTCGCCTTCGAAGCCGACCAGGAGCAGACCATCAACTCGGACACCCTCCACGCTCTGGTGGAGCAGCTGCGGCCGCCGCCTTCCCCCGCCACCAGCCTGGAGCAGATCGTCATCATCAGGACGGTGGACACCGACCACAACGCTCCGCAGCAGTGA
- the lrrc34 gene encoding leucine-rich repeat-containing protein 34 isoform X1: MAGQSISEVYFAVCAQHQIKINPHVLEVLKKTRTTENVTLNLSGNDRLRQIQRLDDDDVLALTKCLSDNTSVTGLDVSYNNITDEGAGHLADLLQEGNSALNRLDLMFNDILTDGAEALAKSLQGNSSLLSLRLSGNKIGNSGAMHLASTLQVNNTLQELQLADCDLATQSVMALTIVLKSNKSLRSVDISRPLLFSHQEEWAVHLSEMLAVNSSLVELHLGKMGMTDSGMERLTEGLQLNHSLRYLDLRCNRVTRDGVRHLAEVLKKNPSLEVLDLSSNRIEDEGAVYLSEAVTRPGCILRELSVCSNNIRTEGLLSLANTPLTHIYIWGNHLEEPVCRAFKQLIASGRLLPEQTDVSAYEVDGHVFLAEVFNGLRRRYYSTDTHSDPNTATDTHSESNNATDTHSDPNTATDTHSDSNTATDMSTINTASPDTTVPAHILEQPLVPLQSC; this comes from the exons ATGGCGGgtcaaagtatctcagaggtTTACTTTGCTGTCTGCGCTcaacatcaaataaaaataaacccGCACGTCTTAGAAGTTTTAAAGAAGACGAGAACAACCGA GAATGTGACTTTAAACCTGTCAGGAAACGACAGACTGAGACAAATTCAGAGACTCGATGATGACGACGTTCTTGCTCTCACCAAATGTCTGAGCGACAACACGAGTGTGACAG GGCTTGATGTCAGCTACAATAACATAACAGATGAAGGTGCCGGACACCTTGCTGATCTCTTACAG GAAGGAAACTCAGCTCTGAACCGTCTGGATCTGATGTTCAACGACATCCTGACAGACGGAGCTGAAGCCCTCGCCAAGAGCCTGCAG ggaAACAGCAGCTTGTTGTCTCTCAGGCTGTCAGGTAATAAGATCGGGAACAGCGGGGCGATGCACCTGGCCAGCACgctgcaggtaaacaacacgctgcaggagctgcagctggCTGACTGCGAcctg GCCACTCAAAGCGTGATGGCGCTCACCATCGTGTTGAAGAGCAACAAGAGTCTTCGCTCTGTCGATATCAGCCGGCCGCTGCTCTTCAGCCACcag GAGGAGTGGGCGGTGCACCTCTCTGAGATGCTGGCGGTGAACAGCAGCCTGGTGGAGCTCCACCTGGGGAAGATGGGGATGACTGACAGCGGGATGGAGAGGCTGACTGAAGGCCTGCAGCTCAACCACAGCCTGCGCTACCTGGACCTGCGCTG TAACCGTGTCACTCGGGACGGCGTGCGCCATCTCGCTGAGGTGCTGAAGAAGAATCCGAGCCTGGAGGTCTTGGATCTGTCGTCCAATCGTATTGAAGACGAGGGCGCGGTGTACCTGAGCGAGGCTGTGACCCGGCCAGGCTGCATCCTGAGAGA acTGTCAGTCTGCAGTAACAACATCAGGACGGAGGGGCTGCTGTCTCTGGCTAACACGCCTCTAACACACATCTACATCTGGGGAAACCACCTGGAGGAGCCTGTGTGCcgg GCCTTTAAACAGCTGATCGCCAGCGGCCGCCTGCTGCCGGAGCAGACGGACGTCAGCGCGTACGAGGTGGACGGTCACGTGTTTCTGGCTGAAGTCTTCAACGGTTTGAGGCGACGCTAttacagcacagacacacactctgacCCCAACACcgcaacagacacacactctgagTCCAACAAcgcaacagacacacactctgacCCCAACACcgcaacagacacacactctgacTCCAACACCGCAACAGACATGTCTACTATCAACACCGCCAGCCCTGACACCACCGTTCCAGCACACATCCTGGAGCAGCCGCTGGTTCCTCTGCAGTCCTGCTAA
- the lrrc34 gene encoding leucine-rich repeat-containing protein 34 isoform X2 codes for MAGQSISEVYFAVCAQHQIKINPHVLEVLKKTRTTENVTLNLSGNDRLRQIQRLDDDDVLALTKCLSDNTSVTGLDVSYNNITDEGAGHLADLLQEGNSALNRLDLMFNDILTDGAEALAKSLQGNSSLLSLRLSGNKIGNSGAMHLASTLQVNNTLQELQLADCDLATQSVMALTIVLKSNKSLRSVDISRPLLFSHQEWAVHLSEMLAVNSSLVELHLGKMGMTDSGMERLTEGLQLNHSLRYLDLRCNRVTRDGVRHLAEVLKKNPSLEVLDLSSNRIEDEGAVYLSEAVTRPGCILRELSVCSNNIRTEGLLSLANTPLTHIYIWGNHLEEPVCRAFKQLIASGRLLPEQTDVSAYEVDGHVFLAEVFNGLRRRYYSTDTHSDPNTATDTHSESNNATDTHSDPNTATDTHSDSNTATDMSTINTASPDTTVPAHILEQPLVPLQSC; via the exons ATGGCGGgtcaaagtatctcagaggtTTACTTTGCTGTCTGCGCTcaacatcaaataaaaataaacccGCACGTCTTAGAAGTTTTAAAGAAGACGAGAACAACCGA GAATGTGACTTTAAACCTGTCAGGAAACGACAGACTGAGACAAATTCAGAGACTCGATGATGACGACGTTCTTGCTCTCACCAAATGTCTGAGCGACAACACGAGTGTGACAG GGCTTGATGTCAGCTACAATAACATAACAGATGAAGGTGCCGGACACCTTGCTGATCTCTTACAG GAAGGAAACTCAGCTCTGAACCGTCTGGATCTGATGTTCAACGACATCCTGACAGACGGAGCTGAAGCCCTCGCCAAGAGCCTGCAG ggaAACAGCAGCTTGTTGTCTCTCAGGCTGTCAGGTAATAAGATCGGGAACAGCGGGGCGATGCACCTGGCCAGCACgctgcaggtaaacaacacgctgcaggagctgcagctggCTGACTGCGAcctg GCCACTCAAAGCGTGATGGCGCTCACCATCGTGTTGAAGAGCAACAAGAGTCTTCGCTCTGTCGATATCAGCCGGCCGCTGCTCTTCAGCCACcag GAGTGGGCGGTGCACCTCTCTGAGATGCTGGCGGTGAACAGCAGCCTGGTGGAGCTCCACCTGGGGAAGATGGGGATGACTGACAGCGGGATGGAGAGGCTGACTGAAGGCCTGCAGCTCAACCACAGCCTGCGCTACCTGGACCTGCGCTG TAACCGTGTCACTCGGGACGGCGTGCGCCATCTCGCTGAGGTGCTGAAGAAGAATCCGAGCCTGGAGGTCTTGGATCTGTCGTCCAATCGTATTGAAGACGAGGGCGCGGTGTACCTGAGCGAGGCTGTGACCCGGCCAGGCTGCATCCTGAGAGA acTGTCAGTCTGCAGTAACAACATCAGGACGGAGGGGCTGCTGTCTCTGGCTAACACGCCTCTAACACACATCTACATCTGGGGAAACCACCTGGAGGAGCCTGTGTGCcgg GCCTTTAAACAGCTGATCGCCAGCGGCCGCCTGCTGCCGGAGCAGACGGACGTCAGCGCGTACGAGGTGGACGGTCACGTGTTTCTGGCTGAAGTCTTCAACGGTTTGAGGCGACGCTAttacagcacagacacacactctgacCCCAACACcgcaacagacacacactctgagTCCAACAAcgcaacagacacacactctgacCCCAACACcgcaacagacacacactctgacTCCAACACCGCAACAGACATGTCTACTATCAACACCGCCAGCCCTGACACCACCGTTCCAGCACACATCCTGGAGCAGCCGCTGGTTCCTCTGCAGTCCTGCTAA